In the genome of Quercus robur chromosome 3, dhQueRobu3.1, whole genome shotgun sequence, one region contains:
- the LOC126716826 gene encoding probable protein phosphatase 2C 5 isoform X2: MSRAEVSRMRSPLVPLGTLIGRELRNEKLEKPFLKYGQAALAKKGEDYFLIKPDCLRVPGNPSTSFSVFAIFDGHNGISAAIFAKENLLDNVLSAIPQESSREEWLQALPRALVAGFVKTDIEFQQKGETSGTTVTFVVIDDWTITVASVGDSRCILDTQGGVVSLLTVDHRLEENVEERERVTASGGEVGRLNVGPLRCWPGGLCLSRSIGDTDVGEFIVPIPHVKQVKISNAGGRLIIASDGIWDALSSDMAAKSCRGLPAELAAKLVVKEALRSRGLKDDTTCLVVDIIPCDQPVLPPTPRKKQNMLRSLLFGKKSQSFTNKSTNKLSSVGVVEELFEEGSAMLAERLGKDFPANTNSGLFRCAVCQVDQAPADGLSVNSGPFFSPASKPWEGPFLCANCRKKKDAMEGKRAGIPTVIS; encoded by the exons ATGAGCCGGGCGGAAGTGTCAAGGATGAGGTCTCCTCTTGTTCCGCTTGGGACTCTGATTGGTCGAGAGCTTAGGAACGAGAAGCTTGAGAAGCCTTTCTTGAAGTATGGACAGGCTGCTTTGGCAAAGAAAGGGGAGGATTATTTCCTGATAAAACCCGATTGCTTGCGGGTGCCAGGAAATCCGTCGACATCATTTTCTGTTTTTGCG ATTTTTGATGGACATAATGGTATATCAGCTGCTATCTTTGCAAAGGAGAACTTACTGGATAATGTTTTGAGTGCGATTCCTCAAGAAAGCAGTAGGGAAGAGTGGCTTCAAGCCCTTCCTCGGGCATTAGTTGCAGGTTTTGTGAAAACTGACATAGAATTTCAGCAGAAAG GAGAGACTTCTGGGACAACAGTGACATTTGTTGTGATTGATGATTGGACTATAACTGTTGCATCTGTGGGGGATTCACGATGCATATTGGACACCCAGGGGGGTGTGGTTTCTCTCTTGACCGTTGATCACAGGCTGGAGGAGAATGTAGAGGAGAGAGAGCGTGTCACTGCTAGTGGGGGTGAAGTAGGAAGACTCAAT GTTGGCCCCCTTCGATGCTGGCCTGGTGGATTATGCCTTTCTAGGTCTATTGGTGACACAGATGTTGGAGAATTCATTGTACCAATACCACATGTTAAGCAAGTGAAG ATTTCAAATGCTGGAGGAAGACTTATAATTGCTTCTGATGGTATCTGGGATGCTTTATCTTCTGATATGGCTGCCAAGTCTTGTCGGGGTTTACCTGCAGAGCTTGCTGCAAAGCTGGTTGTGAAG GAAGCTCTAAGGTCAAGGGGCCTGAAGGATGATACAACCTGCCTTGTTGTTGATATCATCCCCTGTGACCAGCCTGTTTTACCACCAACACCAAGGAAGAAACAGAATATGCTCCGTTCTCTACTCTTTGGGAAGAAATCTCAGAGTTTTACGAACAAATCAACAAATAAGCTTTCTTCTGTGGGGGTTGTGGAGGAGTTGTTTGAAGAGGGTTCTGCAATGCTTGCAGAAAG GCTGGGTAAGGATTTTCCTGCAAACACAAATTCTGGGCTTTTCCGGTGTGCAGTCTGCCAAGTTGATCAAGCCCCCGCTGATGGATTATCAGTAAATTCAGGGCCTTTCTTCTCTCCAGCATCGAAACCATGGGAAGGCCCCTTCCTTTGTGCTAATTGTCGGAAGAAGAAAGATGCCATGGAAGGAAAAAGGGCGGGCATACCCACAGTGATCTCATAG
- the LOC126716826 gene encoding probable protein phosphatase 2C 5 isoform X1, producing the protein MSRAEVSRMRSPLVPLGTLIGRELRNEKLEKPFLKYGQAALAKKGEDYFLIKPDCLRVPGNPSTSFSVFAIFDGHNGISAAIFAKENLLDNVLSAIPQESSREEWLQALPRALVAGFVKTDIEFQQKGETSGTTVTFVVIDDWTITVASVGDSRCILDTQGGVVSLLTVDHRLEENVEERERVTASGGEVGRLNVYGGNEVGPLRCWPGGLCLSRSIGDTDVGEFIVPIPHVKQVKISNAGGRLIIASDGIWDALSSDMAAKSCRGLPAELAAKLVVKEALRSRGLKDDTTCLVVDIIPCDQPVLPPTPRKKQNMLRSLLFGKKSQSFTNKSTNKLSSVGVVEELFEEGSAMLAERLGKDFPANTNSGLFRCAVCQVDQAPADGLSVNSGPFFSPASKPWEGPFLCANCRKKKDAMEGKRAGIPTVIS; encoded by the exons ATGAGCCGGGCGGAAGTGTCAAGGATGAGGTCTCCTCTTGTTCCGCTTGGGACTCTGATTGGTCGAGAGCTTAGGAACGAGAAGCTTGAGAAGCCTTTCTTGAAGTATGGACAGGCTGCTTTGGCAAAGAAAGGGGAGGATTATTTCCTGATAAAACCCGATTGCTTGCGGGTGCCAGGAAATCCGTCGACATCATTTTCTGTTTTTGCG ATTTTTGATGGACATAATGGTATATCAGCTGCTATCTTTGCAAAGGAGAACTTACTGGATAATGTTTTGAGTGCGATTCCTCAAGAAAGCAGTAGGGAAGAGTGGCTTCAAGCCCTTCCTCGGGCATTAGTTGCAGGTTTTGTGAAAACTGACATAGAATTTCAGCAGAAAG GAGAGACTTCTGGGACAACAGTGACATTTGTTGTGATTGATGATTGGACTATAACTGTTGCATCTGTGGGGGATTCACGATGCATATTGGACACCCAGGGGGGTGTGGTTTCTCTCTTGACCGTTGATCACAGGCTGGAGGAGAATGTAGAGGAGAGAGAGCGTGTCACTGCTAGTGGGGGTGAAGTAGGAAGACTCAATGTATATGGGGGAAATGAG GTTGGCCCCCTTCGATGCTGGCCTGGTGGATTATGCCTTTCTAGGTCTATTGGTGACACAGATGTTGGAGAATTCATTGTACCAATACCACATGTTAAGCAAGTGAAG ATTTCAAATGCTGGAGGAAGACTTATAATTGCTTCTGATGGTATCTGGGATGCTTTATCTTCTGATATGGCTGCCAAGTCTTGTCGGGGTTTACCTGCAGAGCTTGCTGCAAAGCTGGTTGTGAAG GAAGCTCTAAGGTCAAGGGGCCTGAAGGATGATACAACCTGCCTTGTTGTTGATATCATCCCCTGTGACCAGCCTGTTTTACCACCAACACCAAGGAAGAAACAGAATATGCTCCGTTCTCTACTCTTTGGGAAGAAATCTCAGAGTTTTACGAACAAATCAACAAATAAGCTTTCTTCTGTGGGGGTTGTGGAGGAGTTGTTTGAAGAGGGTTCTGCAATGCTTGCAGAAAG GCTGGGTAAGGATTTTCCTGCAAACACAAATTCTGGGCTTTTCCGGTGTGCAGTCTGCCAAGTTGATCAAGCCCCCGCTGATGGATTATCAGTAAATTCAGGGCCTTTCTTCTCTCCAGCATCGAAACCATGGGAAGGCCCCTTCCTTTGTGCTAATTGTCGGAAGAAGAAAGATGCCATGGAAGGAAAAAGGGCGGGCATACCCACAGTGATCTCATAG